A segment of the Lolium perenne isolate Kyuss_39 chromosome 3, Kyuss_2.0, whole genome shotgun sequence genome:
gtcagtagcccccgagattttgcttgaatcgtagaatcagggaaaatctccactgtttatttttattcgaaagctttaacttttttatatttcttcacataagattctatattgtacagggataatggtagttggagctagttcatctgacggatcaggtactagttaactgctctagtggcaatccgcaaaaacctacttcaaaatcacgtccctggacatgatctcgggatactggtgtaaacttcgacaggtgccgcttaaggtcttaccattctgtcgagtcccagtcaaatttatcgggtacctaacgcgtccgttaggatttttcttcgtatctgttgatacggataaaagtatgtagcgcagtcttcggcgatgccacgcccagcagaacggatctggggtcttaccttcgcaaatttgcggcattcagaaattgatcgcaacttcggcgttctgagaatatattgtcgagtgcttttccggctgttggaatggcacattttatcgagtcaaatatgacttatactgctctcccgatgggagtatatgtagagttaactacaactcgaaatatactctcttgcttttctatttttcctttgttaatttcatcgggcacgcgaacagcgttcccgatgggagtagcccccgaggctacagccaagaacttgtgcttggttgtaggctcaacattttagtccaccttgtcgctatattgccattatttctcaatatgatctttttcttcttcttcttcttcttcttttttttacccctcgggtgcgcgaacagcgctcccgatgggagtagcccccgaggctacagccaagaacttgtacttggttgtaggctccgcaatttctatattgtcatagtcgaatttttactttttgtcgaaatagcccccgagcatttggggaaaaacttgtttttgatcaaaggctcccgaagtattgaataattcttcctgtcgccaatcttttttaacttttcttatcgacatgcttcccttaaccaaatttacttcatccctctcgaatagtcgtgatctttctcgcctgtgggtccattgcttccaccacgttaacacgtcgtgcaagtgggggacacacgtcctccgctttttaaggcgcacgtacggtaacgcctatctcggtaaaaatacctttttacccttgtatctagaagatctattctcaccatacgatttcttcatccaacggcacactgcttcacccgattcttatataaacctttcttcaacctccgttcatcccctcgcttgcgccgctcacctgttcctcttcgcaaaacttctcctgcgcccaatcTCTCTCTGATTttccgcactcacacacattgctctgtcattgccattgatgccaccgcgcgcgtcgactcgccacagcactccggaatccaagatggccgccgaggatcttgagtgggagagatccaaaatctccaaccaagacaccaacatgctgaagaggcttggcctcatgaagaaggaggacgccatccgcttccctagcgaagaaagctaccccaagcctccaatggagtatcgggttagttttgttgatcatctcatccgcggcctctcgaccccaatccacgatttcctccgcggtcttctttttgtttatgggattcaattgcaccaattgactcccaattccatccttcacatttctattttcatcacactttgcgaatgcttcctcggaatccctcccaatagggctctgtggaaacgaatcttacgcctccgccgcaatggctcccacaacgtcacttataacataggtggcgttgttatctgtgttcgcactgatgtcgactatttcgacgtcaaatttcctgattctgtccaaggatggcgcaaaaagtggctctacattcacgaagaaagcgccaactccgttgagcacaacatagttcctttcgacggaagtgccaaaattcagcgccgccgctctgggatgccgaagcttccgaggaagagaaaaaggcgacagaggcgctcatgtctcgtattcgccgacttcaaaatactcgaggcaaagagctttacggtgttcaaatcactgcctatttccttaggattagagtgcagcctctcctgtgctcgcaaaaatcccctttggacatattacggtaaaaatgacgccaacgaatctccggtgatctttccaccaaggacttggagaagttgattcgaagactttctcgcctgggtaaagacccaattccttcctcttgtcgcgtggaaccgtacagcgccgccaatccactccccaaggtattttgtcttgccgagtttttaccttattttgcactttctctgcacctcattatattgtcatctcttttaattttccttctggtcactattttttacagaaccatcctaccatgacttcccttcctcctcttccggagggtggagaagtcgaagaacaggccatcgttgccgaagatactcaaggttctgctattcgtgaaagtgaagtcgcgggttctcacaaatctgcggcttctcatgaaaaagaagttgagtctgaagccagtgaatcgacgcaatcccttcctcctgctgtttctcccaagaacaaaaggaaaaggactgatgttgaagattctggcacctctaaggctgaagaagttgttccttctcatccgaaggcaacttacgatctttatgctgaatccctcatcagctcgtaagtcgtctttatttctctctatttttgtactcgaaatatttagcttgtcttgctttttatgctgccgattttttgattattagcgatgacgaggaagaagttccaactactgacgtggctcctcggacaagcacgtcacgtactgtacttgcctcagacacgctagttgaaggagaagaaacctcgcctcctcaacaaaacgtcgtcaccactactccgccatcaagcccccttgctccttcaccaaaaagggcaagggttgaaaagattattgaacctgcccctcagttgggcagttcgtcgactctgctcctagatgatgtaagcttgtcgacatctatattttccttattttgttttttcacaccttttctctttttcatgccgatgtttttctttctgtgttcacgttgaacagcctatgatcaaggatcttctccgcatcggttcccaatttgttgggtaccgtgaatatgctaatagagccgaaggtaacgacttttgtacttgctgtttttccttgattttttactcttggtgcttgtcgcgatttttgatctttctcctctcttttttcatatctcgacagagaaacttgcagaggctaacgaacgcgccgacgcactttctcgaaaacttgagcaaagtgaggcggctcgcaagaaagcggacctcgctgctagcaaagccaagaccgaagctgatgaagccaaggcgaaagctgctggtgtcgaggaactgcagaaaaagcttaaggatgctacagctgctttagatgagcacaaagctgcgcaagcttctcgtgaagaaggaatcctcaagcgcctgaagactcagagtcgccgtactttcggtaattttactgctcccttctatttttaggagaatctttgtttcttgtcttttcactaatactttgtttccttgacagtccaaacaaaccaggattttgacctgacgaatcctgtcgatgatccggtccttgacgcactttcctatctggagcttcatgggtccgagattcgtgaaggtgtatcgaatgctaatgcagtattgtcggcattgttcccctacttcttcccgaagaaggaggagcctgcgactttcctcaaccttgccaagatgttcaatacaccggaagaccttggactgaagatgcgccaagagaatatgaaggttgccgttgaaaacactgtcgccttggttgctgacagtcgacagactatcgactggatgaaagttggcgacaccgagcaaatagaacaatcaaggtggaagtcgctgatcaaggcggccaagcccaacacgaagaagatcttggcctatctcgggattaagccagcgtcgactcctagctcgtcaaggccggaggtctagttgcatgcctctgtttttctttgtttcttttgcttttgtcgccaaagtagtcgtttagcgacacgtatttccttagctccactgtaatgcccttgtaattattccaagagattaatgaaaaattctatctttgcttgtcgtttgattttatcctgtttatatttcagttgatatttgataactatactccaacttccgctccttccaatgtgtcgccttcttcttctcacgcgaggagaacttttgctgatactgcacctgtcgacgataccttgtcgcaagaactggacgaacttcgacaaAGCAGCTtcggtatgcaaagaagcaaacacttgtgatgatggaacaatctcgcaagtcatctgaagccgaaaaagttgctctccagcaaactcgcgaggccgtggctgccaaggagtttgctgcttccgaggctgaaaaggcgactactcgagaaaatttcatgctcgaattaatgaatgaagccagtgcagatatgtcgggtatgcctgtttcatcctctgatatctttcatcttcatgctattgtctcttaaaggtttccacttctttgttctgataggtgcctttactgatgctgctgccgaggaagagagagtaagtgctaggacaaacctccttgttaatctttccctggatcatggttctttgttttgggctaccccggagaggacccgccaaattgtcagatttcaagatcgcacctctcaaactcgcgatttccttgacttctgtaccaagaccttgtccatggtttacaactccatgtttcctcggaacgtccaaccaaaaactcttcctgaattgatggaaaggtttaaggatgctcgcagtatccatgattttgtcgtaGCTCAACTAGTAGTTGGCgccgatttgctcttatcatgctccagatctgccactcgaaacttgaccttacccaggttgtcgagaaggttcaccaaaaggtaaaacgtcggagagttggtgttgataggattaacacgaaggttacgcccatagccgaagaaatgattgaggacctgcttcggatggatgccgacttttttgccgatggccattatgccgattttcttggtgctgctcctgaggaaaacagagttactcttgatgacatactgaatcaagactagttattttcttcttgtagatatttcttctttgtaatccatgactatattgtaaagcaatcattatatttctctcgtttgtctagccccgagtgtttcggtgactctttattatatttgtatatttgcgaggttttaaaccaaggcatatatatacttaaggtgaatatgagcccccgagctttttactgagtactattttgtatttttattgactcacgaggtatttgaataccaaggcaaggtttttcttttgtcgatgaactatattgaaattcgtcggagcaaagattttggtcatgtcgataaagaagaaaagttatattgtcactatctttattatattgcagcaccgcgagcccgcctcattaaaaaccttctctggccccactcggtgccccgaaaaaggaaaagagtgcgtctgaaaactcgcgggcgtttcagtacattgaagttttacaaggactatatttcgactctaggcgtagaaccgcctaagttgcgccacgttccaggggtttggctcctccacccctgtcttcttgtcctttatcctatatgctcctcctccgattacttccgtgacgatgtaagggccaagccatggtgactcgagtttttcatgacttttttgcgtgagccgaagaactaggtcgcccacctgaaaagatcttggccgcaaacgtcgactgtggtaattcttcaagtcctgttgatatttggttacccgagataatacttcatctcgagcttcatcaagtgcgtcgacgtcgtcctctagcgctcttctcgatgtttcttcatcatattcagcgacacgtggagagttgtgctctatctcgattggtagtactgcttctgctccatgaaccagaaaaaacggagtttcctgcgttgctgtgtttggtgttgttcggatgctccacaacacgcttggtagttcttctggccaggtatgtcgagctttttccagtggtcctaacaagcgcttcttgatgccattgcagatgataccattggctttctcgacttgcccattggtttgaggatgtgcaactgacgcaaagttcagcttgatacccacctcttcgcaataatctttgaattcatgggatgtgaagttaccgcCGTTgtcctgtgacgatgctatggggcactccaaatctgaagacgaggccttttacgaattttatctgcggatgctccatctcggtgaatttatcggcttcgcttctatccattttgtaaacttgtcgacagctactagcatgtactcctttcctcctggccaggatttgtgtaacttacccaccatatcaagtccccattgagcaaagggccatgacaatggtattggtgctagctctgctgctggagagtgaggttttgcggcaaacctttgacacgcgtcgcaagttcttactatgtccttggcgtcctcgattgctgtcaaccagtagaatcctgctcgaaaaactttggctgcgatagctcgactacttgcgtggtggccacatattccctcgtgtacatccttcataattattcttccttcctctggtgtgacgcacctttgcaagacgcctgaaatacttcgcttatacaattctcccttgaccaccgtgaaagctttggagcgtcgaattactcgccttgcctcaactggatcgtcgggtatttctttcctcaggatatatgatatgtacggctgcatccacggtatacgtatcaccatgaccaggtcctgatcgtcttcttcgtcctcttgcttttccttggtagcccccgagggtttcttctccttctttttggaTTTTGTCGACGTC
Coding sequences within it:
- the LOC139838461 gene encoding uncharacterized protein, whose product is MIKDLLRIGSQFVGYREYANRAEEKLAEANERADALSRKLEQSEAARKKADLAASKAKTEADEAKAKAAGVEELQKKLKDATAALDEHKAAQASREEGILKRLKTQSRRTFVQTNQDFDLTNPVDDPVLDALSYLELHGSEIREGVSNANAVLSALFPYFFPKKEEPATFLNLAKMFNTPEDLGLKMRQENMKVAVENTVALVADSRQTIDWMKVGDTEQIEQSRWKSLIKAAKPNTKKILAYLGIKPASTPSSSRPEV